One window of Pseudochaenichthys georgianus chromosome 18, fPseGeo1.2, whole genome shotgun sequence genomic DNA carries:
- the LOC139435780 gene encoding sterile alpha motif domain-containing protein 9-like yields the protein MANGPSLSTVTRSLSLLDVLHANQFEGKSFDPEILEETEENFYRGAPPEWLNFHISEQAELDGTGSPFIKRDGYDKLERQIHKLRKHPGISIVKLFHQPGCGGTTLAMKVLWDFRKTLRSAVLTDSTSDITKVAEEVVHLFTAGSRGDQKTVLLLVNGVHVLEDLQVSIIRTIANQKIVTGMPVVVLLSCIREDADLKSDDVFLQEVLSDSEKNHFNDKKTELNKQYGDKCKRFHGFNIMQSNFSEAYIQEACSVFKTIKETGIQEKPQLAAFLSLLNAYVPDSYLLESQCLDVFKHANVGHRDISLEDRLDDFSHLIITIQPDGREKRVRMAHPLIAQCCTELMAEAGVTRSDTAKQLLTCLCRDKVPQSLAAFVKYMLTKRRPKEKECSASDSFSRLILHIKTKEDDSQCVSLLEMATNMFDRNPFFPQALARFLCIVLRDYDQAEMSAKEAKQRDPQNSFIADTLGQVHKNRLKNLRRPAKPGGILALALKAIQAFEDEERLAKDEVGTNVKRNFHDSRFFNSRGMFGFLQVCNLVYDLLVRQNQTWREVLTKKVSLDSALPSLGDRSLLRFDDLIYRLRDAVEKRCAFLDGFLTYSKPDIKEDDPEYISRQTLACYRKYVGDSTSSHLKEQGADLIQKLKLKQAATTTGVLSCLDRECTESDLKEITTLWEEICLHKDPDTAMVNNIFAHIMLRNMGATQSDCKHLTAFKQEMHLTDKPEAHMLALLLHWPTGNEDTCILDLSAMIKHTQDLYKQAYAKYFRTRYLRPLFFIGKGQELNRIVHITVLEESAYQAMKDWSDEKIFQVPSIKERLLKVQGEIREYRLFATVDGKEIEVVANLRNSLWRKRKVSFYLGFTIEGPVAFAIQTETADTKGKIL from the coding sequence ATGGCGAATGGACCGTCCCTGTCCACTGTCACACGCTCCCTCTCACTGTTGGACGTTCTCCATGCAAATCAGTTTGAAGGGAAGTCTTTCGATCCAGAAATACTTGAGGAGACGGAGGAAAACTTTTACAGAGGGGCCCCACCCGAATGGTTAAACTTTCACATCAGTGAACAGGCAGAGTTAGATGGCACCGGATCTCCTTTCATTAAACGAGATGGATACGATAAACTTGAAAGGCAAATTCACAAGTTGAGAAAACACCCTGGAATATCAATAGTTAAACTGTTCCACCAGCCAGGATGTGGGGGGACAACACTGGCCATGAAGGTGTTGTGGGACTTTAGGAAAACTTTAAGGAGTGCTGTTTTAACAGACTCAACCTCGGACATCACAAAGGTTGCAGAGGAGGTGGTCCACCTTTTCACAGCAGGCAGTCGAGGCGACCAGAAGACCGTGCTGCTGTTGGTGAATGGTGTGCACGTTTTGGAAGATCTACAAGTAAGCATTATCAGGACGATTGCTAATCAGAAGATAGTCACCGGTATGCCTGTGGTGGTTTTACTCAGCTGTATTAGAGAAGATGCAGATTTAAAGAGTGATGATGTCTTCCTTCAAGAAGTGCTTTCTGACTCAGAGAAGAATCATTTTAATGACAAAAAGACGGAGCTCAACAAGCAGTACGGTGATAAATGCAAACGATTCCATGGCTTTAACATAATGCAAAGCAATTTTTCTGAGGCTTACATCCAGGAGGCGTGCTCTGTATTCAAAACCATCAAGGAAACAGGAATACAAGAGAAACCCCAGCTTGCTGCCTTCCTTTCCCTGCTGAACGCATATGTACCAGACTCCTATCTCCTTGAGTCTCAGTGCCTGGATGTGTTCAAACATGCCAACGTCGGCCATAGAGACATATCACTGGAAGACAGGCTGGACGACTTTAGCCATCTCATTATCACTATCCAACCAGATGGTCGTGAAAAAAGAGTCCGCATGGCCCACCCTCTGATAGCACAGTGTTGTACTGAATTGATGGCTGAAGCAGGTGTGACCAGAAGTGACACAGCAAAACAACTCTTGACATGTTTGTGCAGAGATAAAGTCCCTCAATCTTTGGCTGCTTTTGTGAAATACATGCTAACCAAAAGAAGACCAAAAGAAAAAGAATGCAGTGCTTCAGATTCATTTTCTCGACTGATTCTACATATTAAAACAAAGGAGGACGACTCTCAGTGTGTATCACTTTTAGAGATGGCAACAAATATGTTTGATCGAAATCCGTTTTTTCCACAAGCACTTGCTCGTTTTCTTTGCATAGTACTAAGAGACTACGATCAGGCAGAAATGTCGGCAAAGGAGGCAAAGCAAAGAGATCCCCAAAACTCATTTATTGCTGATACACTGGGCCAAGTCCATAAGAACCGTCTGAAGAACCTGAGGCGACCGGCCAAACCAGGAGGCATTTTGGCTCTTGCCTTAAAGGCCATTCAAGCATTCGAAGACGAAGAAAGACTTGCCAAAGATGAAGTTGGGACAAACGTGAAAAGAAATTTCCATGACTCACGCTTCTTTAACAGCAGAGGGATGTTTGGTTTCCTGCAGGTCTGCAATCTTGTGTATGACCTACTTGTCCGTCAGAACCAAACTTGGAGAGAAGTTCTCACGAAGAAGGTGTCTTTGGACTCGGCCCTGCCATCTCTTGGAGATCGCTCACTTTTAAGATTCGATGATCTCATATACAGACTCAGAGATGCAGTTGAGAAAAGATGTGCTTTTCTTGACGGATTTCTGACTTACTCCAAGCCTGACATAAAGGAAGACGATCCAGAATACATTTCAAGACAAACCTTGGCTTGCTACAGGAAGTATGTTGGAGACTCCACATCCAGCCATTTGAAAGAACAAGGCGCTGATCTGATCCAGAAGCTTAAACTCAAACAGGCTGCCACCACTACGGGAGTCCTCTCATGTCTTGACAGAGAATGCACTGAATCGGACCTTAAGGAAATAACTACATTGTGGGAGGAGATCTGTCTTCATAAAGATCCGGACACAGCTATGGTCAACAACATCTTCGCTCACATCATGTTAAGAAATATGGGAGCAACACAGTCTGATTGCAAACATTTAACTGCCttcaaacaggaaatgcacctCACGGATAAACCTGAGGCCCATATGTTAGCCCTCCTCTTGCACTGGCCTACAGGCAATGAAGACACATGCATCCTTGACCTCAGTGCAATGATTAAGCATACGCAAGACCTGTATAAACAAGCATATGCGAAATACTTTCGTACAAGGTACCTTCGCCCTCTGTTTTTCATCGGAAAAGGTCAAGAACTGAACAGGATAGTTCACATAACTGTCCTAGAGGAGTCGGCTTATCAGGCAATGAAAGATTGGAGTGATGAGAAGATTTTCCAGGTTCCATCGATCAAAGAACGCCTTCTTAAAGTTCAAGGGGAGATACGAGAGTACAGACTCTTTGCAACTGTTGATGGGAAAGAGATCGAGGTGGTTGCAAACCTCCGAAACAGCCTCTGGAGAAAACGCAAGGTTTCCTTCTACCTTGGATTCACCATCGAAGGTCCTGTAGCCTTCGCCATCCAGACTGAAACTGCAGACACGAAGGGTAAGATACTATAA